The following are from one region of the Gossypium hirsutum isolate 1008001.06 chromosome D03, Gossypium_hirsutum_v2.1, whole genome shotgun sequence genome:
- the LOC107949681 gene encoding polycomb group protein EMBRYONIC FLOWER 2 isoform X1, whose amino-acid sequence MPGIPLVARETSSYSRSTDQMCREDSRLHLSAEEEIAAEESLSIYCKPVELYNILQRRAVRNPLFLQRCLRYKIQAKHKMRIQMSVSISRIVNEGVLTQSLFPLYILLARVVSDVAVAEYSAVYRFRRACILTSFTGIEGSNQAQANFVLPEINKLAMEAKSGSLAILLVSFANGGCCLWGRIPLESLYLSWEKAPNLSLGQRAEMIFPVDMHSCLLKLTSLNEDKCILIQNSSNSLLMNESLQLQVIISAEEVGAKENSPYNSYTCSGVSSSSSPSHIIRLRAGNVIFNYRYYNNKLQRTEVTEDFSCPFCLVKCASFKGLRHHLPASHDLFNFEFWVTEEYQAVNVSVKTDSWRSEIVADGVDPKQQTFFFCSKQLRRRRPKNLDQNARRLRPVFMESKLPAGGCELLDKAHGGTILRNATIGALEYAQHVPSSFNVPGVSGAAGQLYSDSEHVQSVSGNNLAPPALLQFAKTRKISMERSDPRNRTLLQKRQFFHSHRAQPMAMDQVVSDRDSEDEVDDDVADFEDRRMLDDFVDVTKDEKQIMHLWNSFVRKQRVLADGHIPWACEAFSNLHGRNLVKAPALIWCWRLFMIKLWNHGILDARTMNNCNIILEQYEKQDLHPIKG is encoded by the exons ATGCCGGGCATTCCTTTAGTGGCTCGTGAAACCTCCTC TTATTCTAGAAGCACAGATCAGATGTGCCGAGAAGATTCCCGCCTGCATTTATCTGCAGAAGAGGAAATTGCTGCTGAAGAGAGTTTATCTATTTATTGCAAGCCTGTAGAACTCTATAACATTCTTCAAAGGCGTGCTGTAAGAAAT CCTTTGTTTCTTCAAAGATGTTTGCGATACAAAATTCAGGCAAAACACAAAATGAG AATACAAATGTCAGTGTCCATATCAAGGATTGTGAATGAGGGTGTACTGACTCAAAGTCTTTTCCCGTTATACATCTTGTTGGCAAGAGTAGTTTCTGATGTCGCGGTTGCAGAG TATTCTGCAGTTTATCGTTTTCGTCGGGCATGTATCTTGACTAGCTTCACTGGCATTGAGGGCAGTAATCAAGCTCAAGCAAATTTTGTTCTCCCTGAGATTAATAAGTTAGCTATGGAAGCCAAATCTGGTTCTCTTGCAATTTTGCTTGTCAGCTTTG CCAATGGAGGTTGCTGCCTATGGGGTAGGATACCATTAGAATCACTATATTTGTCATGGGAAAAAGCCCCAAACTTGAGTTTAGGACAAAGAGCTGAGATGATATTTCCTGTTGACATGCATTCTTGCCTATTGAAG TTGACTTCTTTGAATGAGGACAAATGCATCTTAATCCAAAATTCCAGCAATTCTTTGTTAATG AACGAATCACTGCAGCTGCAGGTCATCATTTCTGCTGAAGAAGTTGGGGCAAAGGAAAATTCTCCCTATAATTCATACACATGCAGTGGCgtttcttcttcatcatcaccgTCTCATATTATTCG GTTGAGAGCAGGAAATGTCATCTTTAACTATAGATATTACAACAATAAGTTACAGAGAACTGAAG TAACTGAAGATTTCTCTTGTCCTTTCTGCTTGGTAAAGTGTGCAAGCTTTAAG GGTCTGAGGCATCACTTGCCAGCATCCCATGATCTCTTCAATTTTGAGTTTTGG GTAACTGAAGAGTATCAAGCTGTTAATGTTTCTGTCAAAACTGATAGCTGGAGATCTGAG ATTGTTGCAGATGGTGTTGATCCTAAACAGCAGACTTTTTTCTTTTG CTCAAAGCAACTGAGGCGTAGACGACCGAAGAACCTAGATCAAAATGCAAGGCGTCTGCGCCCTGTTTTCATGGAGTCAAAGTTGCCAGCAGGAGGTTGTGAGCTTCTTGACAAGGCTCATG GTGGAACCATTTTACGAAATGCTACAATTGGTGCTTTGGAGTATGCACAACATGTTCCATCCAGTTTCAATGTTCCAGGGGTTTCAGGTGCTGCTGGACAATTGTATTCTGATTCTGAACATGTTCAATCAGTGTCTGGAAACAATCTTGCGCCCCCTGCCTTGTTGCAATTTGCAAAGACAAGAAAAATATCGATGGAACGTTCTGATCCAAGGAA CCGTACTCTGCTTCAGAAGCGACAATTTTTTCACTCACATAGAGCACAG CCAATGGCAATGGATCAAGTAGTGTCTGACAGAGACAGTGAGGATGAAGTTGATGATGATGTTGCAGATTTTGAAGATCGAAGG ATGCTTGATGATTTTGTAGATGTAACCAAAGATGAGAAGCAAATAATGCATTTGTGGAACTCGTTTGTGAGGAAGCAAAG GGTGTTGGCAGATGGTCATATTCCATGGGCATGTGAAGCGTTTTCAAATTTACATGGGCGCAACCTTGTCAAAGCTCCAGCACTCATCTG GTGTTGGAGATTATTCATGATCAAGTTGTGGAATCACGGCATCCTCGATGCACGAACAATGAATAATTGTAATATTATTCTGGAACAATACGAAAAGCAGGATTTGCATCCTATAAAAGGCTAA
- the LOC107949681 gene encoding polycomb group protein EMBRYONIC FLOWER 2 isoform X2 → MCREDSRLHLSAEEEIAAEESLSIYCKPVELYNILQRRAVRNPLFLQRCLRYKIQAKHKMRIQMSVSISRIVNEGVLTQSLFPLYILLARVVSDVAVAEYSAVYRFRRACILTSFTGIEGSNQAQANFVLPEINKLAMEAKSGSLAILLVSFANGGCCLWGRIPLESLYLSWEKAPNLSLGQRAEMIFPVDMHSCLLKLTSLNEDKCILIQNSSNSLLMNESLQLQVIISAEEVGAKENSPYNSYTCSGVSSSSSPSHIIRLRAGNVIFNYRYYNNKLQRTEVTEDFSCPFCLVKCASFKGLRHHLPASHDLFNFEFWVTEEYQAVNVSVKTDSWRSEIVADGVDPKQQTFFFCSKQLRRRRPKNLDQNARRLRPVFMESKLPAGGCELLDKAHGGTILRNATIGALEYAQHVPSSFNVPGVSGAAGQLYSDSEHVQSVSGNNLAPPALLQFAKTRKISMERSDPRNRTLLQKRQFFHSHRAQPMAMDQVVSDRDSEDEVDDDVADFEDRRMLDDFVDVTKDEKQIMHLWNSFVRKQRVLADGHIPWACEAFSNLHGRNLVKAPALIWCWRLFMIKLWNHGILDARTMNNCNIILEQYEKQDLHPIKG, encoded by the exons ATGTGCCGAGAAGATTCCCGCCTGCATTTATCTGCAGAAGAGGAAATTGCTGCTGAAGAGAGTTTATCTATTTATTGCAAGCCTGTAGAACTCTATAACATTCTTCAAAGGCGTGCTGTAAGAAAT CCTTTGTTTCTTCAAAGATGTTTGCGATACAAAATTCAGGCAAAACACAAAATGAG AATACAAATGTCAGTGTCCATATCAAGGATTGTGAATGAGGGTGTACTGACTCAAAGTCTTTTCCCGTTATACATCTTGTTGGCAAGAGTAGTTTCTGATGTCGCGGTTGCAGAG TATTCTGCAGTTTATCGTTTTCGTCGGGCATGTATCTTGACTAGCTTCACTGGCATTGAGGGCAGTAATCAAGCTCAAGCAAATTTTGTTCTCCCTGAGATTAATAAGTTAGCTATGGAAGCCAAATCTGGTTCTCTTGCAATTTTGCTTGTCAGCTTTG CCAATGGAGGTTGCTGCCTATGGGGTAGGATACCATTAGAATCACTATATTTGTCATGGGAAAAAGCCCCAAACTTGAGTTTAGGACAAAGAGCTGAGATGATATTTCCTGTTGACATGCATTCTTGCCTATTGAAG TTGACTTCTTTGAATGAGGACAAATGCATCTTAATCCAAAATTCCAGCAATTCTTTGTTAATG AACGAATCACTGCAGCTGCAGGTCATCATTTCTGCTGAAGAAGTTGGGGCAAAGGAAAATTCTCCCTATAATTCATACACATGCAGTGGCgtttcttcttcatcatcaccgTCTCATATTATTCG GTTGAGAGCAGGAAATGTCATCTTTAACTATAGATATTACAACAATAAGTTACAGAGAACTGAAG TAACTGAAGATTTCTCTTGTCCTTTCTGCTTGGTAAAGTGTGCAAGCTTTAAG GGTCTGAGGCATCACTTGCCAGCATCCCATGATCTCTTCAATTTTGAGTTTTGG GTAACTGAAGAGTATCAAGCTGTTAATGTTTCTGTCAAAACTGATAGCTGGAGATCTGAG ATTGTTGCAGATGGTGTTGATCCTAAACAGCAGACTTTTTTCTTTTG CTCAAAGCAACTGAGGCGTAGACGACCGAAGAACCTAGATCAAAATGCAAGGCGTCTGCGCCCTGTTTTCATGGAGTCAAAGTTGCCAGCAGGAGGTTGTGAGCTTCTTGACAAGGCTCATG GTGGAACCATTTTACGAAATGCTACAATTGGTGCTTTGGAGTATGCACAACATGTTCCATCCAGTTTCAATGTTCCAGGGGTTTCAGGTGCTGCTGGACAATTGTATTCTGATTCTGAACATGTTCAATCAGTGTCTGGAAACAATCTTGCGCCCCCTGCCTTGTTGCAATTTGCAAAGACAAGAAAAATATCGATGGAACGTTCTGATCCAAGGAA CCGTACTCTGCTTCAGAAGCGACAATTTTTTCACTCACATAGAGCACAG CCAATGGCAATGGATCAAGTAGTGTCTGACAGAGACAGTGAGGATGAAGTTGATGATGATGTTGCAGATTTTGAAGATCGAAGG ATGCTTGATGATTTTGTAGATGTAACCAAAGATGAGAAGCAAATAATGCATTTGTGGAACTCGTTTGTGAGGAAGCAAAG GGTGTTGGCAGATGGTCATATTCCATGGGCATGTGAAGCGTTTTCAAATTTACATGGGCGCAACCTTGTCAAAGCTCCAGCACTCATCTG GTGTTGGAGATTATTCATGATCAAGTTGTGGAATCACGGCATCCTCGATGCACGAACAATGAATAATTGTAATATTATTCTGGAACAATACGAAAAGCAGGATTTGCATCCTATAAAAGGCTAA